A genome region from bacterium includes the following:
- the msrA gene encoding peptide-methionine (S)-S-oxide reductase MsrA: MYEKIFNSLFILQFFPLLMPVVYAGTKYETAVFAGGCFWCMEPPFEKLNGVKEVVSGYTGGKDRDPVYKDYAEKGHVEAVRITYDPSVIKYEELLEIFWRQIDPADGGGQFCDRGPGYRSAIFFTNEEQKETAEKSKEALGKTGRYKEPLVTEIRKASGFYKAEEYHQGYHKKNPIRYKFYRLNCGRDKYLKKIWGDDKDMPGGAKKGANYKKPSREGLKKTLTLLQYEVTQENGTEPAYKNEYWDNHRNGIYVDIVSGEPLFSSIDKYDSKTGWPSFTRPLEPKNIVEKIDNVKIGMKGMKVLKRGKF, from the coding sequence ATGTACGAGAAAATTTTCAACAGCCTGTTTATTTTACAGTTTTTTCCTCTTTTGATGCCGGTGGTATATGCCGGCACAAAATATGAAACGGCTGTTTTCGCGGGCGGGTGCTTTTGGTGCATGGAGCCGCCGTTTGAAAAACTTAACGGCGTAAAAGAAGTGGTTTCCGGGTATACAGGAGGGAAAGACCGTGACCCTGTTTATAAAGATTACGCAGAAAAAGGACATGTCGAAGCAGTGCGGATCACTTATGACCCTTCTGTAATAAAATACGAGGAGCTTTTGGAAATATTCTGGCGGCAGATAGATCCGGCTGACGGCGGCGGGCAGTTTTGCGACAGGGGCCCCGGCTACAGGTCAGCAATTTTTTTTACAAACGAGGAACAAAAAGAGACCGCGGAAAAATCGAAGGAAGCCCTCGGAAAAACCGGCAGGTATAAAGAACCGCTTGTTACCGAAATAAGAAAAGCGTCTGGATTTTATAAAGCGGAAGAATATCACCAGGGCTATCACAAAAAAAACCCGATACGTTATAAATTTTACAGGTTAAACTGCGGCCGCGACAAGTATTTAAAAAAAATATGGGGAGATGACAAAGATATGCCGGGCGGCGCGAAAAAAGGAGCAAATTATAAAAAACCTTCCAGGGAGGGACTTAAAAAAACATTAACGCTGCTCCAATACGAAGTGACCCAGGAAAACGGGACGGAACCGGCGTATAAAAATGAGTACTGGGACAATCACAGGAATGGAATATACGTTGACATAGTTTCGGGCGAACCCCTGTTCAGCTCGATCGATAAATATGATTCGAAAACAGGGTGGCCCAGTTTTACCCGCCCGCTTGAGCCAAAAAACATTGTGGAAAAAATTGATAATGTCAAAATAGGTATGAAAGGAATGAAAGTTTTGAAACGGGGTAAATTTTAG